From a single Gadus morhua chromosome 3, gadMor3.0, whole genome shotgun sequence genomic region:
- the alkbh5 gene encoding RNA demethylase ALKBH5 has translation MAATGFSDLRDKLKSMTPHREETYKDKNVDGTNGSGKVRKRKFRESDEDEVVEHSDETRESREQEARRVKIDIVQKGLFSLEECALIEDKIDEVVAMGEAGQYREHTVDRAPLRNKYFFGEGYTYGAQLEKRGPGQERLYRKGEVDDIPAWVDELVIKRLVSDGIIPEGYVNSAVINDYQPGGCIVSHVDPLHIFARPIVSVSFFSDSALSFGCRFQFKPIRVSEPVLVLPVTRGSVTVLSGYAADEITHCIRPQDIKERRAVIILRKTRPDAPRLDVDRTLSSLPPERPIPLKAKRSRRRADPDAAHRPRVLEMDKEENQRPSHSHHRRHSSSSSENYWRRGQEYDKHKESSERRKVKMRRH, from the exons ATGGCAGCCACTGGATTCTCTGACCTGAGGGACAAGCTCAAATCCATGACCCCGCACAGGGAGGAGACGTATAAAGACAAAAACGTGGACGGAACAAATGGCAGCGGAAAGGTTCGAAAGCGCAAGTTCCGAGAGTCTGATGAGGACGAAGTTGTTGAGCACAGCGACGAAACCAGGGAGAGCCGCGAGCAAGAGGCTCGGCGTGTTAAGATTGACATCGTACAGAAGGGCTTATTTTCATTGGAGGAATGTGCCCTCATCGAAGATAAAATAGACGAGGTGGTGGCCATGGGAGAGGCTGGACAATACCGGGAACACACTGTAGACAGGGCACCTCTCCGAAACAAGTACTTCTTTGGAGAGGGATACACGTATGGGGCCCAGCTGGAGAAACGTGGACCTGGCCAGGAACGGCTGTACCGGAAAGGGGAGGTGGACGACATCCCTGCTTGGGTGGACGAGCTGGTCATCAAGCGTCTGGTGTCCGACGGGATCATTCCAGAGGGCTATGTGAACAGTGCAGTAATAAATGACTACCAGCCGGGAGGTTGTATTGTGTCACACGTTGACCCCCTGCACATCTTTGCCAGGCCCATAGTGTCTGTGTCCTTCTTCAGTGATAGTGCCCTTAGCTTCGGCTGCCGGTTCCAGTTCAAACCCATCCGGGTGTCAGAGCCTGTGCTGGTCCTGCCGGTGACGAGAGGAAGTGTGACAGTCCTCAG CGGCTACGCTGCCGATGAAATAACCCACTGCATCCGGCCACAGGACATCAAGGAAAGGCGCGCTGTCATCATTCTAAGGAA GACCCGACCTGACGCGCCTCGCCTGGATGTCGACCGCACCCTGAGCTCCCTGCCCCCAGAACGACCCATCCCCCTGAAAGCCAAGCGCTCCCGACGCAGAGCAGACCCCGACGCGGCTCACAG GCCAAGGGTTCTGGAGATGGATAAGGAGGAGAACCAACGCCCCTCCCACTCCCATCACCGtcgccacagcagcagcagttccgAGAACTACTGGAGGCGGGGGCAGGAGTATGATAAACACAAAGAGAGTTCAGAGAGACGCAAAGTCAAGATGAGGCGCCATTAG